The Methylomagnum ishizawai genome has a window encoding:
- the trxB gene encoding thioredoxin-disulfide reductase: protein MTEQRHCRLLILGSGPAGYTAAVYAARANLKPVLVTGLQMGGQLTTTTEVDNWPGDAEGVQGPELMERMKRHAERFEAEIIFDHIHTTDLSARPFKLMGDSATYTCDALIIATGASARYLGLDSEEAYKGRGVSACATCDGFFYRNKPVAVIGGGNTAVEEALYLANIASHVTVVHRRDKFRSEKILADKLLEREREGKVSIAWNHVMDEVLGDDAGVTGLRIKHVREGSTQDIKLDGVFVAIGHSPNTEIFAGQLEMRDGYIVVKSGLHGNATATSVPGVFAAGDVADSVYRQAVTSAGSGCMAALDAEKYLDGLE from the coding sequence ATGACTGAACAGAGACATTGCCGCTTGCTGATTTTGGGCTCGGGACCGGCGGGCTATACCGCCGCCGTCTACGCGGCGCGGGCCAACCTGAAGCCGGTGCTGGTGACCGGCCTCCAAATGGGCGGGCAGCTCACCACCACCACCGAAGTGGACAACTGGCCGGGCGACGCCGAGGGCGTGCAGGGACCGGAACTGATGGAGCGCATGAAACGCCATGCCGAGCGCTTCGAGGCCGAGATCATCTTCGACCATATCCACACCACCGATTTGTCGGCCCGCCCATTCAAGCTGATGGGCGATTCCGCCACCTATACCTGCGATGCCTTGATCATCGCCACCGGGGCTTCGGCCCGTTATCTGGGGCTGGATTCCGAGGAAGCCTACAAGGGCCGGGGCGTGTCGGCCTGCGCCACTTGCGACGGTTTCTTCTACCGCAACAAGCCGGTCGCGGTGATCGGCGGCGGCAATACGGCGGTGGAGGAAGCGCTGTATCTCGCCAATATCGCTTCCCATGTCACCGTGGTGCATCGCCGCGATAAATTCCGCTCCGAGAAAATCCTGGCCGACAAGTTGCTCGAACGCGAGCGCGAGGGCAAGGTCAGCATCGCCTGGAACCATGTGATGGATGAAGTGCTGGGCGACGACGCGGGCGTCACCGGGCTCCGCATCAAGCATGTGCGGGAAGGCAGCACCCAGGATATCAAGCTGGATGGCGTGTTCGTCGCCATCGGCCATAGCCCGAACACCGAAATCTTCGCCGGGCAGCTGGAAATGCGCGATGGCTATATCGTGGTCAAGAGCGGCCTCCATGGCAATGCCACGGCGACCAGCGTGCCGGGCGTGTTCGCGGCAGGCGACGTGGCGGATTCGGTCTACCGGCAGGCCGTGACCTCGGCGGGATCGGGCTGTATGGCGGCCTTGGACGCGGAGAAGTATCTGGACGGCTTGGAATGA
- a CDS encoding DUF4124 domain-containing protein codes for MPAATLYRWTDASGTVRYGYQPPSGVEALPADAERHALYEPAPPACPDLARQHLALIDREIERVKALKTGLGPEYDISPAAGQALILDLLAHRAALLTGRSAAEFRAPTFDESARAQNRLYSENLKMRGEIAARDAALDAQARQLRQARHDAHVIRRLLGATIRPLGGIQAHP; via the coding sequence ATGCCGGCCGCCACCCTCTACCGCTGGACCGACGCCTCCGGCACCGTCCGCTATGGCTATCAACCGCCCTCCGGGGTCGAAGCCCTGCCCGCCGATGCGGAACGCCACGCGCTCTACGAACCCGCCCCGCCCGCCTGCCCCGATCTGGCCCGGCAACACCTGGCCCTGATCGACCGCGAAATCGAGCGGGTCAAGGCGCTCAAGACCGGACTCGGTCCGGAGTACGATATCAGCCCCGCCGCCGGCCAAGCGCTGATCCTAGACCTCCTGGCCCACCGCGCCGCCCTGCTCACGGGCCGCAGCGCCGCCGAATTCCGCGCCCCGACCTTCGACGAGAGCGCCCGCGCCCAAAACCGCCTATATAGCGAAAACCTCAAGATGCGCGGCGAAATCGCGGCCCGCGACGCCGCCCTCGATGCCCAGGCCCGGCAATTGCGGCAGGCAAGGCACGACGCCCACGTCATCCGGCGACTGCTCGGCGCGACGATCCGGCCTTTGGGCGGAATCCAGGCCCACCCTTGA
- a CDS encoding transposase, with product MPRPPELYQWNREIAIHFPGLSKPMAMGLALWSLGMVVVGACSLSALTDWWSCRLGQKGDAVRERLRDVYRGKEAKAGKERRELDVEACRAPWLGWVLEGWDGNQLAVALDATSLGQRFVVLAVSVLYRGCAVPVAWKVLRAERKHPWKPEWLALLRHFKDVAPASWTVLVLADRGLYAKWLFEGIQALGWHPMLRVNSGGTFRPRGWRHWRPFTRLVPKVGDRWQGRGTAFGGKRTRLDCTLLAYWGEGHKDPWLVLTDLPPEAANACWYGLRGWIEQSFKKIKGGGWQWQNTRMDDPERAERLWLAIAIATWWLLSVGGEAEAGMAAATFPAIPGSPRQQAHRWRLVGIFRHGRSLILAALFERRALPVGKARPEPWPSVPIPTPGATVAILTGAV from the coding sequence ATGCCTCGCCCTCCAGAACTGTACCAATGGAACCGGGAGATCGCCATCCACTTTCCCGGCCTTTCGAAGCCGATGGCGATGGGCTTGGCCCTGTGGAGCCTGGGCATGGTCGTGGTCGGCGCTTGCAGCCTTTCGGCGCTGACCGACTGGTGGTCGTGTCGGCTGGGGCAGAAGGGCGACGCGGTGCGGGAGCGCCTGCGCGACGTCTACCGTGGGAAGGAGGCCAAGGCCGGGAAGGAGCGCCGCGAACTCGACGTGGAGGCGTGCCGGGCCCCCTGGCTGGGCTGGGTTTTGGAGGGCTGGGATGGAAACCAGTTGGCGGTCGCCTTGGACGCGACGAGCCTGGGGCAGCGGTTCGTGGTCCTGGCGGTCAGCGTACTTTACCGGGGCTGCGCGGTGCCGGTGGCCTGGAAGGTGCTGAGGGCGGAACGGAAGCATCCGTGGAAGCCCGAATGGCTGGCCTTGCTGAGGCATTTTAAGGACGTCGCGCCCGCGTCGTGGACCGTCCTGGTGCTGGCGGACCGGGGGCTGTACGCCAAGTGGCTGTTCGAGGGGATCCAAGCGCTGGGCTGGCACCCGATGCTGCGGGTGAACTCGGGCGGCACCTTCCGCCCCCGGGGATGGCGGCACTGGCGGCCGTTCACCCGCCTGGTGCCGAAGGTGGGCGACCGCTGGCAAGGCCGGGGGACGGCGTTCGGCGGCAAGCGGACCCGCCTGGACTGCACCCTGTTGGCCTATTGGGGGGAAGGCCACAAGGACCCCTGGCTCGTCCTGACGGACCTGCCGCCGGAAGCCGCCAACGCCTGCTGGTACGGATTGCGCGGTTGGATCGAGCAAAGCTTCAAGAAAATCAAGGGCGGCGGCTGGCAATGGCAGAACACCCGCATGGACGATCCCGAGCGGGCGGAGCGCCTCTGGTTGGCGATCGCCATCGCCACCTGGTGGCTGCTCTCGGTGGGCGGGGAGGCCGAGGCCGGAATGGCCGCCGCCACCTTCCCGGCCATTCCGGGCTCTCCCCGCCAACAGGCCCACCGCTGGCGGCTGGTGGGGATTTTCCGCCATGGCCGTTCCCTGATCCTGGCCGCCCTCTTCGAGCGCCGCGCCTTGCCGGTGGGGAAGGCCCGCCCAGAACCCTGGCCATCGGTGCCAATCCCAACCCCAGGGGCAACCGTGGCGATCCTCACGGGGGCGGTATGA
- a CDS encoding GSCFA domain-containing protein, translated as MPNNPYQELDDKSFWRKAIADRSVFDIGDLWQPKFVIQREDPVSTYGSCFAQHIGRALSDRGFNWLISETAPRHCSESLARRYNYGVFSARTGNIYTTSLLDQWVRWALDESKIPHESWLKDGRYIDPFRPAMEPTGFATMGELRKSRIQAVRCFRKSIADAYCFVFTLGLTESWFNAEAGYEYPMCPGTVAGEFSAQKHRFVNQNYEQVLSSLISAISNIRKINKDIKFILTVSPVPLTATASGKHVLVATIHSKSTLRAVAGEMANIDGSVDYFPSYEIINGPQAGGIFFEPNKRNVHPAGVEFVMNTFFKCMHGDIHSAKPRPRRIVKEQQPSPPRREKPQKRQSSDEVCEELLLDAFGGKK; from the coding sequence ATGCCTAACAATCCCTATCAAGAACTTGATGATAAATCGTTTTGGAGAAAAGCCATCGCGGACAGGTCCGTATTCGATATTGGCGATCTATGGCAGCCCAAGTTTGTGATACAGCGTGAAGACCCGGTTTCGACTTATGGTTCTTGCTTCGCCCAGCATATTGGCCGGGCGCTGAGCGACCGGGGTTTTAATTGGTTAATATCGGAAACAGCGCCCAGGCACTGTTCGGAAAGCTTGGCCCGCCGGTATAACTATGGCGTGTTTTCTGCGCGAACCGGGAATATTTATACCACCTCGCTGCTGGATCAATGGGTCCGTTGGGCGCTTGATGAGAGCAAAATACCCCACGAATCATGGTTGAAGGATGGCCGCTATATCGACCCGTTCCGACCGGCGATGGAACCCACAGGTTTCGCCACTATGGGGGAACTCAGGAAATCCCGGATACAAGCCGTCAGGTGCTTTAGGAAATCCATAGCGGATGCCTATTGCTTCGTGTTCACGCTTGGTTTGACCGAAAGCTGGTTCAATGCCGAGGCCGGCTACGAATATCCCATGTGTCCTGGCACGGTCGCGGGTGAGTTTTCCGCGCAAAAGCACCGCTTTGTGAACCAGAATTATGAGCAGGTGCTGTCGAGCCTGATATCTGCCATATCGAATATCCGGAAAATTAACAAGGACATCAAATTCATTTTGACCGTATCGCCGGTTCCATTGACGGCCACCGCATCGGGAAAACACGTCCTGGTGGCGACCATCCATTCCAAGTCAACCCTCCGGGCCGTGGCGGGGGAAATGGCGAATATTGACGGGTCGGTGGATTATTTCCCTTCCTATGAAATTATCAATGGGCCGCAGGCCGGTGGGATTTTCTTCGAGCCAAACAAACGCAATGTGCATCCGGCCGGGGTCGAGTTTGTCATGAATACATTTTTCAAATGTATGCATGGCGACATCCACAGCGCAAAGCCCAGGCCCAGGAGAATAGTGAAGGAGCAGCAACCCTCCCCACCCAGACGGGAAAAACCGCAAAAACGTCAGTCGTCCGATGAGGTATGCGAAGAGTTGCTGTTGGATGCGTTTGGAGGAAAAAAATGA
- a CDS encoding GTPase, with protein MSSFDQGLAAAQAWAEQAVAGAWLNPGDIRALAELKPDTPASLFEADSHRPLVAAFFGGTGVGKSTLLNRLAGQAIARTGVERPTSREVSIYLHDSIQLRHLPNHFPLDRVRIAQHHDAERRQVLWIDMPDIDSVEQHNRELVLDWLPHIDVLIYVVNPERYRDDKGWRMLQAHGGEHAWLFVINQWDRGHPLQYEDFAKLLVKGGFQDPIILRTDSRDPGPARKPDDFGQLHDFLREMADRHVMRQLELHAEALRLQGLRTALAGCLDRLGTAGGYAELAPEWGRIWDQTQGELLRGLEWPIQSVARAFVGHEANPLRRSIDLTRPGGHEAKPEPRAAAPLLWDDWAASRLRDTLDQLLLEAGQRGLPAAPLKVELDRVFESGGGRVLDEGQRCLRHALARPGNAFRRFLLKLSGGLAALLPILSISLVSYEVVKGYYESVARHLDFLGVDFAIHSVLLIGLSWLLPFFVYRQLKPSAEDTAIRGLRSGIGRALAGLGEDVAERLARTEERRARLVAEGRRIAGAADAAAPVEPLQGPGLLGRVLPTRPGPPRKDSGGIQSMFNTSK; from the coding sequence ATGAGCAGCTTCGATCAAGGACTCGCCGCCGCCCAAGCCTGGGCGGAACAAGCCGTGGCCGGGGCATGGCTGAACCCCGGCGATATCCGGGCGCTCGCGGAATTGAAACCGGACACCCCGGCCTCGCTGTTCGAGGCCGACAGCCACCGGCCCCTGGTCGCCGCCTTCTTCGGCGGCACCGGCGTCGGCAAAAGCACCCTGTTGAACCGGCTGGCCGGGCAGGCCATCGCCCGCACCGGGGTCGAGCGCCCCACCTCGCGGGAAGTCTCGATCTATCTGCACGATTCCATCCAACTCCGCCACCTGCCCAACCATTTCCCGCTCGACCGGGTGCGGATCGCCCAGCACCACGACGCCGAGCGCCGCCAAGTGCTGTGGATCGACATGCCCGATATCGACAGCGTCGAGCAGCACAACCGCGAACTGGTGCTGGACTGGCTGCCGCATATCGACGTGCTGATCTACGTGGTCAACCCCGAGCGCTACCGCGACGACAAGGGCTGGCGGATGCTGCAAGCCCATGGCGGCGAACATGCCTGGTTATTCGTCATCAACCAATGGGACCGGGGCCATCCGCTGCAATACGAGGATTTCGCCAAGCTGCTGGTCAAGGGCGGTTTCCAAGACCCGATCATCCTCCGCACCGACAGCCGCGACCCCGGCCCGGCCCGCAAGCCCGACGATTTCGGGCAACTCCACGATTTCCTGCGGGAAATGGCCGACCGCCATGTCATGCGGCAATTGGAACTTCACGCCGAAGCCCTGCGCCTGCAAGGCTTGCGCACCGCCCTGGCCGGATGCCTGGACCGGCTGGGCACCGCGGGCGGTTATGCGGAACTCGCGCCGGAATGGGGCCGGATTTGGGACCAAACCCAGGGCGAATTGCTGCGCGGCCTGGAATGGCCGATCCAGAGCGTGGCGCGGGCCTTCGTCGGGCACGAGGCCAACCCCTTGCGCCGCTCCATCGACCTGACCCGGCCCGGCGGGCACGAAGCCAAGCCCGAACCCCGCGCCGCCGCCCCGTTGCTCTGGGACGATTGGGCCGCGAGCCGGTTGCGCGACACTCTCGACCAGTTGCTCCTGGAAGCCGGGCAACGCGGACTGCCGGCGGCACCGCTCAAAGTGGAACTGGACCGGGTGTTCGAGTCCGGCGGGGGCCGGGTCTTGGACGAGGGCCAGCGCTGCCTGCGCCACGCGCTGGCGCGGCCGGGCAACGCCTTCCGGCGCTTCCTGCTCAAGCTGTCGGGCGGATTGGCGGCGCTGTTGCCGATCCTCAGCATCAGCCTGGTGTCCTACGAAGTGGTCAAGGGCTATTACGAGAGCGTGGCCCGGCACCTCGATTTCCTGGGGGTGGATTTCGCCATCCACAGTGTGCTGTTGATCGGTCTGTCGTGGTTGCTGCCATTCTTCGTCTACCGGCAACTGAAACCCTCCGCCGAGGACACGGCCATCCGGGGCTTGCGCTCCGGCATCGGGCGGGCGTTGGCGGGATTGGGGGAGGACGTGGCGGAACGGCTGGCGCGGACGGAAGAAAGGCGGGCGCGGCTGGTGGCGGAAGGCCGCCGCATCGCCGGGGCGGCGGACGCGGCGGCTCCGGTGGAACCCTTGCAGGGACCGGGCTTGCTGGGGCGGGTGTTGCCCACCCGGCCCGGCCCGCCGCGCAAGGATTCCGGCGGGATTCAATCCATGTTCAACACTTCGAAATAA
- a CDS encoding DNA translocase FtsK produces MPNNSARIVYSFDLVGILADFHKKLLDGQDLGAVLVRGLRESVFLVYLAVSLFLLVALITFNADDPGWSHIGTGKTIANAGGAVGAWVADFFLTLFGVTAFLFPFLLAGYGYIIFQGRLAAPANPIDSALRWTGFAAAIAAAAGLTDLHVIHAPLALPGTSGGILGGETAELLAGSFGRAGSSILLLTVFVAGISLFTGLSWLGSSLGLIDLVGRAALIAIDAVLSLFQPFKPAPAAGPEVEAESETGTMPLPEPAPAKAKPQAKRMAAPPDTENPEPPAEATAPVARPKALVEEPPATKNPAVPTTQAAPPQPPKPRAPLSRPALDLPPVKPGTLPPLELLSDTTPKIKGYSEAALEDMSRQVESILDDFNVEVQVTDVLPGPVITRFEIQPAPGVKVSRISGLAKDLARALSVTSVRVVEIIPGKSVIGLEIPNEEREMVLLHSVLSSDAYQHSPSPLTLVLGKDISGQPVVANLARMPHLLVAGTTGSGKSVAVNVMILSMLFKARPEEVRLIMIDPKMLELSIYEGIPHLLTPVVTDMKEAANALRWCVAEMERRYKLMSLMGVRNLAGFNQKLAEVAADGEYIADPLWSAADALDGEEPPALEPLPYIVIVIDELADMMMIVGKKVEELIARLAQKARAAGLHLILATQRPSVDVITGLIKANIPTRIGFQVSSKIDSRTILDQGGAESLLGNGDMLYLPPGTGLPMRAHGAFVSDQEVHNVVEFLKRTGPANYIHEITKFSEEAEAGSFKGGTGGGEGGGEETDPLYDEAVRFVTESRKASISSVQRKLKVGYNRAARMIEDMEKAGIVGHAETNGSREVLAPPPPPD; encoded by the coding sequence ATCCCGAACAATAGCGCCCGCATCGTTTATTCCTTTGATTTGGTGGGCATTTTGGCTGATTTCCATAAAAAGCTGCTCGACGGCCAAGACCTGGGCGCGGTCCTGGTGCGGGGACTGCGCGAATCGGTGTTCCTGGTCTATCTGGCGGTCTCCTTGTTCCTGCTGGTCGCGCTCATCACCTTCAACGCCGACGATCCCGGTTGGAGCCATATCGGCACCGGCAAGACCATCGCCAACGCCGGGGGCGCGGTCGGGGCCTGGGTGGCCGATTTCTTCCTGACCCTGTTCGGCGTCACCGCCTTCCTGTTCCCGTTCCTGCTGGCGGGCTATGGCTACATCATCTTCCAGGGCCGTCTCGCCGCCCCGGCCAATCCCATCGACAGCGCCCTGCGCTGGACCGGTTTCGCCGCGGCCATCGCGGCGGCGGCGGGGCTCACCGATCTCCATGTCATCCATGCGCCCTTGGCCCTGCCCGGCACCAGCGGCGGCATCCTGGGCGGGGAAACCGCCGAGTTGCTCGCGGGTTCGTTTGGCCGGGCGGGGTCGAGCATTTTGCTCCTGACCGTGTTCGTGGCCGGGATTTCGCTGTTCACCGGGCTGTCCTGGCTGGGTTCGTCGCTGGGCTTGATCGACCTCGTGGGCCGCGCCGCCTTGATCGCCATCGACGCCGTGCTGTCGCTGTTCCAACCGTTCAAGCCCGCGCCCGCCGCTGGGCCGGAAGTCGAAGCCGAGTCCGAAACCGGCACCATGCCGCTCCCGGAACCCGCGCCCGCCAAAGCCAAGCCCCAAGCCAAGCGGATGGCCGCCCCCCCCGACACCGAAAACCCGGAACCGCCCGCCGAAGCCACCGCGCCCGTCGCCCGTCCCAAAGCCCTGGTGGAAGAACCTCCGGCAACCAAAAATCCCGCCGTACCCACAACCCAGGCCGCGCCGCCGCAGCCGCCGAAACCCCGTGCCCCCCTATCCAGACCCGCCCTGGACCTGCCGCCGGTCAAGCCGGGCACCCTGCCCCCGCTGGAATTGCTCAGCGACACCACGCCCAAGATCAAGGGCTATTCCGAAGCCGCCCTGGAGGACATGTCGCGGCAGGTGGAAAGCATCCTCGACGATTTCAATGTCGAGGTACAGGTGACGGACGTGCTACCCGGCCCGGTCATCACCCGCTTTGAAATCCAGCCCGCGCCGGGGGTCAAGGTCAGCCGCATCAGCGGGCTGGCCAAGGATTTGGCCCGCGCCCTCTCCGTGACCAGCGTGCGCGTGGTGGAGATCATCCCCGGCAAATCGGTGATCGGCCTGGAAATCCCCAACGAAGAGCGCGAGATGGTGCTGTTGCACTCGGTGCTGTCCTCCGACGCCTACCAGCACAGCCCTTCGCCCCTGACCCTGGTATTGGGCAAGGACATCAGCGGCCAGCCGGTGGTCGCCAACCTGGCGCGGATGCCGCACCTCCTGGTGGCCGGCACCACCGGCTCGGGCAAATCGGTGGCGGTCAATGTGATGATCCTCAGCATGTTGTTCAAGGCCCGGCCCGAGGAAGTGCGCCTCATCATGATCGATCCCAAGATGCTGGAATTGTCGATCTACGAGGGCATCCCGCATTTGCTGACCCCCGTCGTCACCGATATGAAGGAAGCGGCCAACGCCCTGCGCTGGTGCGTGGCCGAGATGGAACGCCGCTACAAGCTGATGTCGCTGATGGGCGTCAGGAATCTGGCCGGTTTCAACCAGAAGCTGGCCGAGGTGGCGGCGGACGGGGAATACATCGCCGACCCGCTGTGGTCCGCCGCCGACGCCCTGGACGGCGAGGAACCGCCCGCGCTGGAACCCCTGCCCTATATCGTCATCGTCATCGACGAATTGGCCGATATGATGATGATCGTGGGCAAGAAGGTGGAGGAACTCATCGCCCGCCTGGCCCAGAAGGCCCGCGCCGCCGGGCTGCATTTGATCCTGGCGACCCAGAGGCCGTCGGTGGATGTCATCACCGGCCTCATCAAGGCCAACATCCCCACCCGCATCGGCTTCCAGGTGTCCTCCAAGATCGATTCCCGCACCATCCTCGACCAGGGCGGCGCGGAATCCCTGCTCGGCAACGGCGATATGCTCTACCTGCCGCCCGGCACCGGCCTGCCGATGCGGGCGCATGGCGCTTTCGTCTCGGACCAGGAAGTCCACAACGTGGTGGAATTCCTCAAACGCACCGGCCCCGCCAACTATATCCACGAGATCACGAAGTTCTCGGAAGAAGCGGAAGCCGGAAGCTTCAAGGGCGGCACCGGCGGCGGCGAAGGCGGCGGGGAAGAAACCGACCCGCTCTACGACGAGGCGGTGCGCTTCGTCACCGAATCGCGCAAGGCGTCCATCTCCAGCGTGCAGCGCAAGCTCAAGGTGGGCTACAACCGCGCCGCCCGCATGATCGAGGACATGGAGAAGGCCGGCATCGTCGGTCACGCCGAGACCAATGGCAGCCGCGAAGTGCTGGCCCCGCCCCCGCCGCCGGACTGA
- a CDS encoding rubredoxin: MPYKRLICAACGFIYDEEMGDPDSGIPPGTRWEDVPDDWMCPECGVDKTYFEVLNMD; the protein is encoded by the coding sequence ATGCCCTACAAAAGACTGATCTGCGCCGCCTGTGGCTTCATCTACGACGAGGAAATGGGCGATCCCGATTCCGGCATTCCGCCCGGCACCCGTTGGGAAGACGTGCCCGACGACTGGATGTGCCCGGAATGCGGCGTGGACAAGACTTATTTCGAAGTGTTGAACATGGATTGA
- a CDS encoding GTPase domain-containing protein: MQRTPSSPPGAPRRRNAIVYNPGLFDSTTPAMLAFIRLLKQRHASVLAALGGADEPRARTLRHNLRSLLFAEAFLEKGGLNPTQPRHPLQIAILGPTQAGKSSVVNWLLDRPLAGVSPLAGFTVHPQGFAVGVDLAKLDWLDGYFRDYERRDRGGLDARRYDCYALEAADIAEPPGPLRQAIFWDTPDFDSVDADEYRQAVLRVAALADVVILVLSKDKYADLAVWEFMGLLEPLGLPTLICLNKIEPAAYPALAESLRGKWRATRRDPPPPILPLPYLEASDDLAGLRKERAEFLADLDQARHAQTLGHHADRARKLIDTHWREWIAPVEAEHALEAEWRGMVEDAVADSLKRYQQDYLDHPHHYATFQRALAELLTLLEIPGLGGILVAARQAVTWPLRQLAKLGRKHPATPDGTEIAALNHALQHLFIRLGESLLLRRDEDATQQAWWREIGGLFRDDKPILVQHFEKATAHYLQGFQPEIDRTAHGLYDHLREHPALLNGLRATRVTTDATALAVALHTGGIGVQDFVIAPAMLSLTSLLTESALGKYMDKAAAELKRKQRAAVEKLFRDSLHARLIRLPGRLDRNHRFDIPPELLQAATQLDIRP; the protein is encoded by the coding sequence ATGCAACGCACACCCTCTTCCCCGCCCGGCGCACCGCGTCGGCGCAACGCCATCGTGTACAATCCGGGCCTGTTCGATTCCACCACCCCGGCCATGCTTGCCTTCATCCGCCTGCTGAAACAACGCCATGCCAGCGTCCTGGCCGCCCTGGGCGGGGCGGACGAACCCAGGGCGCGGACCTTGCGCCACAACCTGCGATCCCTGCTGTTCGCCGAAGCCTTCCTCGAAAAAGGCGGGCTGAATCCGACCCAGCCCCGGCATCCCCTCCAAATCGCCATCCTCGGCCCGACCCAGGCCGGCAAAAGTTCGGTGGTGAATTGGCTGCTGGACCGGCCCTTGGCCGGGGTCAGCCCGCTGGCCGGGTTCACGGTGCATCCGCAGGGCTTCGCGGTGGGTGTGGACCTGGCAAAGCTGGACTGGCTGGACGGCTATTTCCGGGACTACGAGCGCCGCGACCGCGGCGGACTCGACGCCCGCCGCTACGATTGCTATGCGCTGGAAGCCGCGGATATCGCCGAACCGCCCGGCCCCTTGCGCCAAGCCATCTTCTGGGACACGCCCGACTTCGATTCGGTGGACGCCGACGAGTACCGGCAGGCGGTGCTGCGGGTCGCGGCCCTGGCCGATGTGGTGATCCTGGTCCTGAGCAAGGACAAATACGCCGACCTCGCGGTCTGGGAATTCATGGGCCTGTTGGAGCCTTTGGGACTGCCGACCCTGATCTGCCTCAACAAGATCGAACCCGCCGCCTATCCCGCCCTGGCCGAATCCCTGCGCGGGAAATGGCGGGCCACCCGGCGCGACCCGCCGCCCCCCATCCTGCCCCTGCCCTATCTCGAAGCAAGCGACGACCTCGCCGGCTTGCGGAAAGAACGCGCGGAATTCCTGGCCGACCTGGACCAAGCCCGCCACGCCCAAACCCTGGGGCACCACGCCGACCGCGCCCGCAAGCTGATCGACACCCATTGGCGCGAGTGGATCGCCCCGGTCGAGGCCGAACACGCCCTGGAAGCCGAATGGCGCGGCATGGTCGAGGACGCCGTGGCCGATAGCCTCAAGCGCTATCAACAGGACTACCTCGATCATCCCCACCATTACGCCACTTTCCAGCGGGCGCTGGCCGAGCTTTTGACCTTGCTGGAAATCCCAGGGCTGGGCGGTATCCTGGTCGCCGCCCGCCAAGCCGTGACCTGGCCCTTGCGCCAGCTCGCCAAGCTGGGCCGCAAACACCCGGCCACCCCGGACGGCACCGAAATCGCGGCCCTCAACCACGCCCTGCAACACCTGTTCATACGGCTGGGCGAGAGCCTGTTGTTGCGCCGCGACGAGGACGCCACCCAGCAAGCCTGGTGGCGGGAAATCGGCGGCTTGTTCCGGGACGACAAGCCGATCCTGGTCCAGCATTTCGAGAAGGCCACCGCGCATTATCTCCAAGGCTTCCAGCCCGAAATCGACCGCACCGCGCACGGGTTGTACGACCATCTGCGCGAGCATCCCGCGCTCTTGAACGGCCTCAGGGCCACCCGCGTCACCACCGACGCCACCGCCCTGGCCGTCGCGCTCCATACCGGCGGCATCGGGGTCCAGGATTTCGTGATCGCCCCGGCCATGCTGTCCCTGACCTCGCTGCTGACCGAAAGCGCCCTGGGCAAATACATGGACAAGGCCGCCGCCGAACTCAAACGCAAGCAACGGGCGGCGGTGGAAAAACTGTTCCGCGACAGCCTGCACGCCCGCTTGATCCGCCTGCCGGGCCGCCTGGACCGCAACCACCGCTTCGACATCCCGCCCGAACTGCTGCAAGCCGCCACGCAATTGGATATCCGCCCATGA